Proteins encoded by one window of Deinococcus planocerae:
- a CDS encoding ABC transporter ATP-binding protein, with protein MGLPPSASPSPPAALDLRDLHKSFGGREAVSGVSLRVGPGELYALLGPNGAGKTTTIRMIAGLTLPDRGEALIHGFSVGRQPREAKRLLAYLPDDPLLYGKLTPPEYLEFVAGLWGVEAGPAARRAEELLRWLGLWEHRAGRVEGFSRGMKQKLALAGALIHDPRLMLLDEPLTGLDAAAARQVKDALRDFVRGGGAVVLTTHILEVAERLADRIGIIAAGRLVAEGTPGELLARTGTASLEDAFLLLTGLAAPPAEVPLESL; from the coding sequence ATGGGTCTTCCCCCGTCCGCTTCCCCCTCCCCCCCGGCGGCCCTCGACCTGCGTGACCTGCACAAGAGTTTCGGCGGGCGCGAGGCCGTCTCGGGCGTCTCCCTGCGGGTGGGGCCGGGGGAGCTGTACGCCCTGCTGGGGCCGAACGGGGCGGGGAAGACCACGACCATCCGCATGATCGCCGGGCTGACCCTTCCGGACCGCGGGGAGGCCCTGATCCACGGCTTCAGCGTGGGGCGGCAACCCCGCGAGGCCAAGCGGCTCCTCGCCTACCTGCCCGACGACCCGCTGCTCTACGGCAAGCTGACCCCGCCGGAGTACCTGGAGTTCGTGGCCGGGCTGTGGGGGGTGGAGGCGGGCCCCGCCGCCCGCCGGGCCGAGGAGCTGCTGCGCTGGCTGGGCCTGTGGGAGCACCGCGCGGGGCGGGTGGAGGGCTTCTCGCGCGGGATGAAGCAAAAGCTCGCGCTGGCGGGCGCCCTGATCCACGACCCGCGCCTGATGCTCCTCGACGAACCCCTCACCGGGCTCGACGCCGCCGCGGCCCGGCAGGTCAAGGACGCCCTGCGCGACTTCGTGCGGGGGGGCGGGGCGGTCGTCCTCACCACCCACATCCTGGAGGTCGCCGAGCGCCTCGCCGACCGCATCGGGATCATCGCCGCGGGGCGCCTCGTCGCGGAGGGAACTCCGGGCGAACTGCTCGCGCGCACGGGCACGGCGAGCCTGGAAGACGCCTTCTTGCTCCTCACCGGGCTCGCCGCGCCTCCCGCCGAAGTCCCGCTGGAGAGCCTTTGA
- a CDS encoding ABC transporter substrate-binding protein, which produces MRKWLLAGLLLAGGASAKTIVFGLSGEPVSLDPSVTADGNSAYVQTQIYNSLISFKPGTVDLQPDLAQRWTTSPDGLTWTFYLRQNVRFHDGTPLNAEAVRFNFLRWWDPGFEFGAKKPFLGWKNNLGGFRGEASSIVKDVRVRNQYAIDIVLGQPYPALGSVLADAGLFGIASPTAIRKNAAQYGTPAGLAVGTGPFVLRKWTSGVSVELGRNPRYFRSGLPRSDTLVFRFVKDPSGRLNELLSGGVDIAGDLLPDQLRAVQSNPRLSEVLRPALNLGYLGLNTSYKPLSDVRVRTAIAMALNKKAIVDAFWNGLGTTDGHLLPPPLARYHSKNVTDYKFDPAAAKRMLAAAGYPNGFTLDLWYMPVSRPYYPNPKPIAEAMAADLSAVGIRVNLKTADWAKYLQDRQDGKLQAFMLGFVYVTDPDSAYTYLIAGGSTTDIGWTSPEADAALANARKLQNPAQRLPLYHKVDEIMFREAVRIPIVHSRLLAASGAGVKGWIPSPTGSEKLDTVEK; this is translated from the coding sequence ATGCGTAAATGGCTTCTGGCGGGACTTCTGTTGGCGGGCGGCGCCTCGGCCAAGACCATCGTCTTCGGCCTGAGCGGCGAGCCGGTCAGCCTCGATCCCAGCGTCACGGCGGACGGCAATAGCGCCTATGTCCAGACCCAGATCTACAACAGCCTGATCAGCTTCAAGCCCGGCACCGTGGATTTGCAGCCCGACCTCGCTCAGCGCTGGACCACCAGCCCCGACGGCCTGACCTGGACCTTCTACCTGCGCCAGAACGTCCGGTTTCACGACGGCACGCCGCTGAACGCCGAGGCCGTGCGCTTCAACTTTCTGCGGTGGTGGGACCCCGGCTTCGAGTTCGGCGCGAAGAAACCCTTCCTGGGCTGGAAGAACAACCTGGGCGGCTTCCGGGGCGAGGCGAGTTCCATCGTCAAGGACGTGCGGGTCAGAAATCAGTACGCCATCGACATCGTGCTGGGTCAGCCCTACCCGGCCCTCGGTTCGGTGCTCGCCGACGCGGGCCTCTTCGGCATCGCCAGCCCCACGGCCATCCGGAAGAACGCGGCGCAGTACGGCACGCCCGCGGGCCTCGCGGTGGGCACGGGGCCCTTCGTGCTGAGGAAATGGACCAGCGGCGTGAGCGTGGAGCTGGGCCGCAATCCCCGGTACTTCCGGTCCGGGCTGCCCAGGTCCGACACCCTGGTCTTCCGCTTCGTCAAGGACCCCAGCGGGCGCCTCAACGAGCTGCTCAGCGGCGGGGTGGACATCGCGGGCGACCTGCTGCCCGACCAGCTCCGGGCCGTGCAGTCCAATCCCAGGCTGAGCGAGGTGCTGCGCCCGGCCCTCAACCTCGGCTACCTGGGGCTGAACACCAGCTACAAGCCGCTGTCGGACGTGCGGGTGCGCACGGCGATTGCTATGGCCCTGAACAAGAAGGCCATCGTAGACGCCTTCTGGAACGGGCTGGGCACCACCGACGGCCACCTGCTTCCGCCGCCCCTGGCCCGCTACCACTCCAAGAACGTCACGGACTATAAGTTCGACCCGGCGGCGGCCAAGCGGATGCTGGCGGCGGCGGGCTACCCCAACGGCTTCACGCTGGACCTGTGGTACATGCCGGTCTCGCGGCCCTACTACCCGAATCCCAAACCCATTGCCGAGGCGATGGCCGCCGATCTCTCGGCGGTCGGCATCAGGGTCAACCTCAAGACCGCCGACTGGGCCAAGTACCTGCAAGACCGTCAGGACGGCAAGCTCCAGGCGTTCATGCTCGGCTTCGTGTACGTCACCGACCCCGACAGCGCCTACACCTACCTGATCGCGGGAGGCTCGACCACCGACATAGGCTGGACCAGTCCGGAGGCGGACGCAGCCCTCGCCAACGCCCGCAAGCTCCAGAACCCGGCCCAGCGGCTGCCCCTCTACCACAAGGTGGACGAGATCATGTTCCGGGAGGCGGTGCGCATTCCCATCGTGCATTCGCGGCTGCTGGCGGCCAGCGGCGCGGGCGTGAAGGGGTGGATTCCCAGCCCGACAGGTTCGGAAAAGCTGGACACGGTGGAGAAATGA
- a CDS encoding alpha/beta fold hydrolase — MVQVSRTIEVGGVTLVYDDSGKSAGQRATIVTLHGGPGMGSRANDWAAFGPLTDEYRLISYDQRGNSESQGAEPYSHAQFVADLEALRRELGLGKIVVLGGSYGGFIALEYALAHPENLHAVILRDTAASNRFQGTSKERALGSGFPMDEETLDRLFSGQIRDNDDFRESFAMIQPLYTVDRDPVAEVERLARIPFRYKTHNWAFSRNQPTYDLVGRLPEITLPVLVTVGRHDWITPLEASEELAAGLPKGELVVFERSGHSPHLEEQERYLASVRDFLARHVPAQVART, encoded by the coding sequence GTGGTACAGGTGAGCCGGACCATCGAGGTGGGCGGCGTCACGCTCGTCTACGACGATTCCGGGAAGAGCGCGGGGCAGAGGGCGACCATCGTCACGCTGCACGGCGGGCCGGGCATGGGCAGCCGGGCGAACGACTGGGCCGCCTTCGGGCCGCTCACCGACGAGTACCGCCTGATCTCCTACGACCAGCGGGGGAACAGCGAGTCCCAGGGCGCCGAGCCCTACTCGCACGCGCAGTTCGTGGCGGACCTGGAGGCGCTGCGCCGGGAACTCGGCCTGGGCAAGATCGTGGTGCTGGGCGGGAGTTACGGCGGCTTCATCGCGCTGGAGTACGCCCTCGCGCACCCGGAGAACCTGCACGCGGTCATCCTGCGGGACACGGCGGCGAGCAACCGCTTTCAGGGCACCAGCAAGGAACGGGCGCTCGGCAGCGGCTTCCCGATGGACGAGGAGACGCTCGACCGCCTCTTCTCCGGGCAAATCCGGGACAACGATGATTTTCGCGAGAGCTTCGCCATGATCCAGCCGCTCTACACGGTGGATCGCGACCCGGTGGCGGAGGTCGAACGCCTCGCCCGCATCCCCTTTCGGTACAAGACCCACAACTGGGCCTTCTCGCGCAACCAGCCGACCTACGACCTGGTGGGCCGCCTGCCCGAGATCACGCTGCCCGTTCTGGTCACGGTGGGCCGCCACGACTGGATCACGCCGCTGGAGGCCAGCGAGGAACTGGCCGCCGGGCTGCCGAAGGGGGAACTCGTCGTGTTCGAGCGCAGCGGCCACTCGCCCCACCTGGAGGAACAGGAACGGTACCTCGCCTCCGTCCGTGACTTCCTCGCCCGGCACGTCCCGGCGCAGGTCGCGCGGACATGA
- a CDS encoding M20/M25/M40 family metallo-hydrolase — translation MNVPTIHADLERHFDNDLEDIRRFLRQPSISYTGEGIRETAWAVADLIASLGGEAEIVETPGHPIVYGELWQGAPQTLLIYGMYDVMPTDEDGWIAEPFGAEIHDLPGLGPSVICRGAVNTKGPLAAFFTAMRGIQRVEGRLPVNLLFAVEGEEEMGSRSFPAFAERYADKLRRADGVLFPFFEQDEAGMPSLVLGTKGMLYVELICTGGEWGGPTERGIHGSYNAWVRNPAWRLTRALASLVDDGENILVEGFLDDVRPLPEREAALLDEQIDAGLFDAGVFRDAYAVRRLKEPDDRRAWHRLFSQPQLNIDGLFAGYIGPETKTVLPHQATAKVDVRMVPDMDPDRVLAGLRAHLDRGGYDDIEIKVYNKYPWSKLNLDEPVVQAMIRTYRALHGRLQLWPINPGSAPYYVFERLLGLPYVTGGLGHGSRQHSSNEYCTVAGILDFERSMVTFLDEYTRGQTPQGDEHA, via the coding sequence ATGAACGTTCCCACCATCCACGCCGACCTGGAGCGGCATTTCGACAACGACCTGGAGGACATCCGCCGCTTTCTGCGCCAGCCCAGCATCAGCTACACCGGCGAGGGCATCCGCGAGACGGCGTGGGCCGTGGCCGACCTGATCGCCTCGCTGGGGGGTGAAGCCGAGATCGTCGAGACGCCGGGCCATCCCATCGTGTACGGCGAGCTGTGGCAAGGCGCACCCCAGACGCTGCTGATCTACGGCATGTACGACGTGATGCCCACCGACGAGGACGGCTGGATCGCCGAGCCGTTCGGGGCCGAGATTCACGACCTGCCCGGGTTGGGTCCCAGCGTCATCTGCCGGGGCGCGGTGAACACCAAGGGGCCGCTCGCCGCCTTCTTCACCGCCATGCGGGGCATTCAGCGGGTCGAGGGACGGCTGCCCGTCAACCTGCTCTTCGCCGTCGAGGGCGAGGAGGAGATGGGCAGCCGCTCGTTTCCGGCCTTCGCCGAGCGGTACGCGGACAAGCTCCGGCGGGCCGACGGGGTGCTGTTCCCCTTTTTCGAGCAGGACGAGGCCGGGATGCCCAGCCTGGTCCTGGGCACCAAGGGGATGCTGTACGTGGAGCTGATCTGCACCGGCGGCGAGTGGGGCGGCCCCACCGAGCGCGGCATCCACGGCAGCTACAACGCCTGGGTGAGGAACCCGGCGTGGCGCCTGACCCGGGCACTCGCCAGCCTGGTGGACGACGGCGAGAACATCCTCGTGGAGGGCTTTCTCGACGACGTGCGCCCCCTCCCGGAGCGTGAGGCGGCCCTCCTCGACGAGCAGATCGACGCGGGCCTGTTCGACGCCGGGGTGTTCCGAGACGCCTACGCGGTGCGGCGGCTCAAGGAGCCCGACGACCGCCGGGCGTGGCATCGCCTCTTTTCGCAGCCGCAGCTCAACATCGACGGCCTGTTCGCGGGCTACATCGGCCCGGAGACCAAGACCGTCCTCCCGCACCAGGCGACGGCCAAGGTGGACGTGCGGATGGTGCCCGACATGGACCCCGACCGGGTGCTCGCCGGGTTGCGCGCGCACCTCGACCGGGGAGGGTACGACGACATCGAGATCAAGGTCTACAACAAGTACCCCTGGTCGAAACTCAACCTTGACGAGCCCGTCGTGCAGGCCATGATCCGCACCTACCGGGCGCTGCACGGGAGGCTGCAACTGTGGCCGATCAACCCCGGGAGCGCCCCCTACTACGTCTTCGAGCGGCTGCTGGGCCTGCCCTACGTCACCGGCGGGCTGGGGCACGGCTCACGCCAGCATTCCAGCAACGAGTACTGCACGGTGGCGGGCATCCTCGACTTCGAGCGGTCGATGGTCACCTTTCTCGACGAGTACACGCGGGGGCAGACCCCCCAGGGAGACGAACATGCGTAA
- a CDS encoding DNA adenine methylase, translated as MIAPQAPLLLDVPPRHVVNVAQVPQYSPFRYPGGKSWFVPRLRRWLASRERSAVFVEPFAGGGSSSCAVALEGLADHVVMVELDPRVTAVWQVIFSDQAEALVRRILDFEMTPEAAAAILASDPQDPLEVAWRTVVQNRVSHGGIIAPGGGVLKSGEGGRGVLSRWYPETLARRIRALNAVRERVTVIRGDAFPVMAQYAGRRDVSVFVDPPYTAGGKKAGSRLYTHSVVDHERLFGLAAGLHDVVMTYDLTPEVRALARRHGLQARPIAMKSTHHAVMDELLIGRDLSWAG; from the coding sequence ATGATCGCCCCCCAGGCCCCTCTCCTGTTGGACGTGCCACCGCGCCATGTCGTGAACGTCGCGCAGGTGCCGCAGTACAGCCCCTTTCGCTACCCCGGCGGCAAGTCCTGGTTCGTTCCCCGTCTGCGCCGCTGGCTGGCCTCACGGGAGCGCTCGGCGGTCTTCGTGGAGCCCTTCGCGGGCGGCGGCTCCAGCAGTTGCGCGGTAGCCCTGGAGGGGCTGGCCGATCACGTGGTGATGGTCGAACTCGATCCCCGGGTCACGGCAGTCTGGCAGGTGATCTTCAGCGATCAGGCCGAGGCGCTGGTGCGCCGCATCCTGGACTTCGAGATGACCCCGGAGGCGGCAGCCGCCATCCTCGCCAGCGATCCCCAGGACCCCCTGGAGGTGGCGTGGCGGACCGTGGTCCAGAACCGCGTTTCCCACGGCGGCATCATCGCGCCCGGCGGTGGGGTGTTGAAAAGCGGCGAGGGCGGCAGGGGCGTGCTCAGTCGCTGGTATCCCGAGACCCTGGCCCGGCGCATCCGTGCCCTGAATGCCGTGCGTGAGCGGGTCACGGTAATCCGGGGGGACGCCTTCCCCGTCATGGCTCAGTACGCCGGGCGGCGGGACGTGAGCGTGTTTGTGGACCCGCCCTATACCGCGGGGGGCAAGAAGGCGGGCAGCCGGCTGTACACGCACAGCGTGGTGGACCACGAGCGGCTGTTCGGGCTCGCCGCTGGGCTGCACGACGTGGTGATGACCTACGACCTCACCCCCGAGGTGCGAGCGCTGGCCCGGCGGCACGGTCTCCAGGCCAGGCCGATTGCCATGAAAAGCACCCACCACGCCGTGATGGACGAACTGCTCATCGGCAGGGACCTGAGCTGGGCAGGCTGA
- a CDS encoding helix-turn-helix domain-containing protein, protein MRLQLGSRIRARRRQLSLTLREVSEHSGLSVPYLSQVERNQANPTVTSLAGIARALGVSLNVFVPGQEPVAVVTRAGDDHALSVRELPFRIRRLAGRGDALQMEPLLIHVEPYFVSPPTTHLGEEFVYVLRGELRLGLGGEWHLLGAGDSAQHASTTPHAWENPRGTETLLLWVGIPRLW, encoded by the coding sequence GTGCGCCTGCAACTCGGCTCCCGCATTCGCGCCCGTCGCCGTCAGCTCTCGCTCACGTTGAGAGAGGTCAGTGAGCACAGCGGCCTCTCGGTGCCGTACCTCTCGCAGGTGGAGCGCAACCAGGCCAACCCGACCGTCACGTCGCTCGCGGGAATCGCCCGGGCCCTGGGGGTCAGCCTGAACGTCTTCGTCCCGGGGCAGGAGCCGGTCGCGGTGGTGACGCGCGCGGGGGACGACCACGCCCTGAGCGTGCGCGAGCTGCCCTTCCGGATCAGGCGCCTGGCGGGGCGGGGCGACGCCCTCCAGATGGAGCCGCTGCTCATCCACGTCGAGCCCTACTTCGTCTCGCCGCCCACCACCCACCTCGGGGAGGAGTTCGTGTACGTCCTGCGCGGGGAACTGCGCCTGGGGCTGGGCGGGGAGTGGCATCTGCTCGGCGCCGGGGACAGCGCGCAGCACGCGAGCACCACCCCGCACGCCTGGGAGAACCCGCGGGGCACCGAGACCCTGCTCCTGTGGGTCGGCATCCCCAGACTCTGGTGA
- a CDS encoding M24 family metallopeptidase, translating to MSAQPISREERAGRARNVFDHLPPGIDAVVLFDDQFIFYYSGFAFFPTERPVALVILPGGERHLFVPRLEREHAEQAGEAERVLDYPEYPGRVHPLTGLAAHLTGLGLGRAHLGVDHDGYPAVMGYSGPSLSHALPGARIVPVPDGLNHQMSLKSEAELRLIEESARWGDHAHRLLQDYTRVGENEHTVEGRATREATEAMTRALGPGYRGQNRWLSGAVALYRGQIGPNSALPHAMTTGATFQPGDTLVTGAGAAVWGYLSELERTMFLGEPSAEQRRYFDHMLRMQDLAFEAMGPGVPCSRVDEAVQGYVEREGLRGYWRHHVGHGLGQRIHESPFLDMGDERPLEEGMVLSVEPGLYVPGLGGFRHSDTVVVTGTGITRLTTYPRELPDLVLPVEA from the coding sequence ATGAGCGCCCAGCCCATCTCGCGGGAGGAACGCGCCGGACGCGCCCGGAACGTGTTCGACCACCTCCCGCCCGGGATCGACGCGGTGGTCCTGTTCGACGATCAATTCATCTTCTACTACAGCGGCTTCGCGTTCTTTCCTACCGAGCGGCCCGTCGCGCTCGTGATCCTGCCGGGAGGGGAGCGGCACCTGTTCGTGCCCCGGCTGGAACGGGAACACGCCGAGCAGGCAGGGGAGGCCGAACGGGTGCTGGATTACCCGGAGTACCCGGGCCGGGTGCATCCCCTGACGGGGCTCGCCGCGCACCTGACCGGGCTGGGCCTGGGCCGCGCCCACCTCGGGGTGGACCACGACGGCTACCCGGCGGTGATGGGCTACAGCGGCCCCAGCCTCAGCCACGCCCTGCCGGGCGCCCGGATCGTCCCGGTGCCCGACGGCCTGAACCACCAGATGTCGCTCAAATCGGAGGCCGAGCTGCGGCTGATCGAGGAGAGTGCGCGTTGGGGCGACCACGCGCACCGCCTGCTTCAGGACTACACCCGCGTGGGCGAGAACGAGCACACGGTCGAGGGCCGCGCGACCCGGGAGGCGACGGAGGCGATGACCCGCGCCCTGGGCCCCGGCTACCGCGGGCAGAACCGCTGGTTAAGCGGCGCGGTGGCCCTCTACCGGGGGCAGATCGGCCCCAACAGCGCCCTGCCCCATGCGATGACGACCGGCGCGACCTTCCAGCCTGGCGACACCCTCGTCACCGGGGCGGGCGCGGCGGTGTGGGGTTACCTCAGCGAACTGGAGCGGACGATGTTCCTGGGCGAGCCGAGCGCGGAGCAGCGGCGCTACTTCGACCACATGCTGCGGATGCAAGACCTCGCGTTCGAGGCAATGGGGCCGGGCGTCCCCTGCTCGCGGGTGGACGAGGCGGTGCAGGGGTACGTCGAGCGCGAGGGGTTGCGGGGGTACTGGCGGCACCACGTGGGCCACGGGCTGGGGCAGCGGATTCACGAGAGCCCCTTCCTCGACATGGGGGACGAGCGCCCCCTGGAGGAGGGGATGGTGCTCAGCGTCGAGCCCGGACTGTACGTGCCGGGGCTGGGCGGCTTCCGCCACTCCGACACCGTGGTCGTGACGGGCACGGGCATCACGAGGTTGACGACCTACCCACGCGAACTGCCCGATCTCGTCCTGCCTGTGGAGGCCTGA
- a CDS encoding dipeptidase — protein MTDLKDAPMQQKNYTGYKSFSYLEPGTDYKVWPLSPELNRVPSRRVEVTPEQEDRVRRLFREHLMISLHDHCFVAPQDLSQFLEFRRWGRDFTGYEGLSVSGLDAVFDNLMNGTAMITSRGGWKWEDIIYDLGMRLSDIAHQEMVVHCKTTEDIVNAKKNGQIAFVVSIEGAAMIENELDRLDILYGLGVRCLGIAYSEGNQLGGGLKEPRDGGLTTFGRQAVRRMNKLGIAIDVSHSGDQTSLDTIEVSEKPIFITHAGARALWNSNRLKPDEVIKACAAKGGVIGIEAAPHTTLTERHPRHSIESFMEHFEYCVNLVGIDHVAFGPDVLFGDHVGLHHALSEALSIGASRGHLPYEEVEYVDGIENPAEAFPNIVRWLVKHGYSDEDIAKAVGGNVMRVLKEAWYR, from the coding sequence ATGACTGACCTCAAAGACGCCCCGATGCAGCAGAAGAACTACACGGGCTACAAGTCCTTTTCCTACCTGGAGCCGGGAACCGACTACAAGGTCTGGCCGCTCAGTCCCGAGCTGAACCGGGTGCCCAGCCGCCGGGTGGAGGTCACCCCAGAGCAGGAGGACCGGGTGCGCCGCCTCTTCCGCGAGCACCTGATGATCTCGCTGCACGACCACTGCTTCGTGGCCCCCCAGGACCTCTCGCAGTTTCTGGAGTTCCGCCGCTGGGGCCGCGACTTCACCGGCTACGAGGGCCTGAGCGTTTCCGGCCTCGACGCCGTGTTCGACAACCTGATGAACGGCACCGCGATGATCACCTCGCGCGGCGGGTGGAAGTGGGAAGACATCATCTACGACCTCGGGATGCGCCTGTCGGACATCGCGCATCAGGAGATGGTCGTCCACTGCAAGACCACCGAGGACATCGTCAACGCCAAGAAAAACGGGCAGATCGCGTTCGTGGTGTCCATCGAGGGCGCGGCGATGATCGAGAACGAACTCGACCGCCTCGACATCCTGTACGGCCTCGGCGTGCGCTGCCTGGGCATCGCCTACAGCGAGGGAAACCAGCTCGGCGGCGGCCTCAAGGAACCGCGCGACGGGGGGCTCACCACCTTCGGGCGGCAGGCGGTCAGGCGGATGAACAAGCTCGGCATCGCCATCGACGTGAGCCACAGCGGCGACCAGACCTCCCTGGACACCATCGAGGTCAGCGAGAAGCCCATCTTCATCACCCATGCCGGGGCGCGGGCGCTGTGGAACTCCAACCGCCTCAAGCCCGACGAGGTGATCAAGGCGTGCGCGGCGAAGGGCGGCGTCATCGGCATCGAGGCGGCGCCGCACACCACCCTCACCGAGCGGCACCCGCGCCACAGCATCGAATCCTTTATGGAGCACTTCGAGTATTGCGTGAACCTCGTGGGCATCGACCACGTGGCCTTCGGGCCCGACGTGCTGTTCGGCGACCACGTGGGACTGCACCACGCGCTGTCCGAGGCGCTGTCCATCGGGGCCTCGCGCGGGCACCTCCCTTACGAGGAGGTCGAGTACGTGGACGGCATCGAGAACCCCGCCGAGGCCTTCCCCAACATCGTCCGCTGGCTGGTCAAGCACGGCTACAGCGACGAGGACATCGCCAAGGCGGTCGGCGGCAACGTGATGCGGGTGTTGAAAGAGGCGTGGTACAGGTGA
- a CDS encoding cupin domain-containing protein codes for MERLSIQGDRRRFQALPATVGHLFFPAGTVLPETRHEEDEVSFIHSGSLRAVSGGREYLIRAGDVTFIPAGEAHRAVVLEDVTLSYVLLERE; via the coding sequence ATGGAGAGGCTGAGCATCCAAGGCGACCGCCGCCGCTTTCAGGCCCTGCCCGCCACGGTCGGGCACCTCTTCTTTCCCGCCGGGACCGTGCTGCCGGAAACCCGGCACGAGGAGGACGAGGTGTCGTTCATCCACAGCGGGTCGCTGCGGGCGGTGAGCGGGGGCCGCGAGTACCTGATCCGCGCCGGGGACGTGACCTTCATCCCCGCCGGGGAGGCCCACCGCGCCGTGGTGCTGGAGGACGTGACGCTGAGCTACGTGCTGCTGGAGAGAGAGTGA
- a CDS encoding NotI family restriction endonuclease, whose product MFGFPADNRDADVEHFRSLSLCPFRPIRSQARRDLSLPDTTVPFQEQFGRCTKGKKNDPLGVCSVYVEGKPCITCPVRFGEGDVMLDATKAWAATVLIVPAAEMTAIPEVRLIPTLTPEAGAPVAGGPLFSEETPTTTEELLDSDPAAEGAQDPAAEGQDAEQEKSAGNIDYVLAHIDTAIKNSRHLSDHHLNAYAALEVQAVYISGNVRNPFEAYMGRAAWDGTNPPRPDWLSSSRKRLVPQLAWKGSVLHAWRKPIAVCVQAAFWDTMPYLRNVTTGDPASAAFRELAWVIVDLERRGRVYLLQHVQTLHSEFDRALLAATQTPAGYDHVLKKVILKKYIRQTTGRSPLEPSPSITAKQAHSMGLPRKRRV is encoded by the coding sequence GTGTTTGGCTTCCCGGCAGACAACCGGGACGCCGACGTCGAGCACTTCCGCAGCCTTTCCCTCTGTCCCTTCCGGCCTATTCGCTCGCAGGCCAGGCGGGACCTCTCCCTGCCGGACACCACCGTGCCCTTCCAAGAGCAGTTTGGCCGCTGCACCAAGGGGAAGAAGAACGACCCCCTGGGTGTGTGCAGCGTCTACGTGGAGGGCAAGCCCTGCATCACCTGCCCCGTGAGATTTGGGGAGGGCGACGTGATGCTGGACGCGACCAAAGCCTGGGCCGCGACCGTGTTGATCGTCCCGGCGGCGGAGATGACCGCGATCCCCGAGGTCCGGCTCATCCCCACCCTCACGCCGGAGGCCGGTGCCCCGGTGGCCGGCGGTCCCCTGTTCAGTGAGGAGACGCCTACCACCACAGAGGAACTGCTGGACAGCGATCCCGCTGCCGAGGGCGCCCAGGACCCGGCAGCGGAGGGGCAGGATGCCGAGCAGGAGAAAAGCGCGGGCAACATCGATTACGTCCTCGCGCATATCGACACCGCCATCAAGAACAGCCGCCACCTCAGTGACCACCACCTCAACGCCTACGCGGCGCTGGAGGTCCAGGCGGTCTACATCAGCGGGAACGTCAGGAACCCCTTCGAGGCGTATATGGGCCGGGCTGCCTGGGACGGCACCAACCCCCCGCGCCCGGACTGGCTCAGCAGCTCGCGCAAACGCCTTGTGCCGCAGCTTGCCTGGAAGGGCAGCGTGCTGCACGCGTGGCGCAAGCCCATCGCGGTGTGCGTGCAGGCAGCCTTCTGGGACACCATGCCCTACCTGAGGAACGTGACCACGGGCGACCCCGCCAGCGCCGCGTTCCGGGAGCTCGCGTGGGTCATCGTCGACCTGGAGCGCAGGGGGCGCGTCTACTTATTGCAGCACGTCCAGACCCTCCACAGCGAGTTCGACCGGGCGCTCCTGGCGGCCACGCAGACACCTGCCGGTTACGATCACGTCCTCAAGAAGGTCATCCTCAAGAAGTACATCAGGCAGACGACCGGGAGGAGTCCGTTGGAGCCCAGCCCGTCTATTACGGCAAAGCAGGCCCACTCCATGGGGCTGCCCCGCAAGCGCAGGGTCTGA